The following coding sequences are from one Panicum hallii strain FIL2 chromosome 5, PHallii_v3.1, whole genome shotgun sequence window:
- the LOC112894562 gene encoding probable LRR receptor-like serine/threonine-protein kinase At1g67720 isoform X2 yields MATSLLLVALLVFFFAAAAAQMPGFVSIDCGGSANYTDELGLLWTGDAGWFPFGETATIAVPSEKRTQYSTVRYFPTASSSPATASSTTKHCYTLPVRTRTRYLVRATFLYGNFDSSNVFPEFDLYLGASRWSTIVIYDDAKVVTREAVVLAAAPALSVCLSNATTGQPFISTLELRQLNGSLYYTDYEADAFLGLSARINFGAPTAEPIRYPDDPYDRIWESDMVRRANYLVDVAPGTVNVSTDRPVLAASSERPPQKVMQTAVVGSLGELTYRLNLNGFPGNGWAFSYLAEIEEFVVPETRKFKLFIPGLPDVSKPTVDIGENAPGKYRLYEPGFFNITLPFVLSFAFRKTNDSSKGPILNAFEIYKYIHIELGSPDAPVMAGLASRYPLAEWAMEGGDPCLPSPWSWVRCTSEAQPRVISINLSGKNLTGNVPPEVGALPCLAEIGLANNMLTGPIPDLSGSPNLSIIHLENNQLTGNVPSYFGSLPKLSELYLQNNKLSGSVPRALLSRSIFFNYSGNMHLGIGTQEKTKHVTIIVSALLGASLLLAAALCCYMLTRRTTTKKQHSEDDGHDFTKKNKRNKLQNNNPISSQPREIATETAHPYGLSELEVATNNFASRIGSGGFGIVYYGKLSDGKEIAVKVPTNDSYQGKKQFRNEVSLLSRIHHRNLVAFLGYCHEDGRNILVYEFMHNGTLKEHLHGRDKHISWIKRLEIAEDAAKGIEYLHTGCTPSIIHRDIKTSNILLDKHMRAKVSDFGLSKFAAEESHASTNVRGTLGYLDPQYYTSQQLTEKSDMYSFGIILLELISGRPPISTISFGEHFRNIGPWAKFYYESGDIEAIIDPSVSVPGGYQDVQSIWKIAEAAVRCIDTEPRKRPCMPEVVKEIQDAMALETSSETMMRGGGGCPFSPAAASVRSGGTMRSHDMVMDNLLLMDDDDDSTSFSGSVSKLKYPELR; encoded by the exons ATGGCCACATCTCTTCTCTTGGTCGCCCTCCtcgtcttcttcttcgccgccgccgctgcgcaGATGCCAG GTTTCGTCAGCATCGACTGCGGCGGCTCCGCAAACTACACGGACGAGCTGGGCCTGCTGTGGACGGGCGACGCCGGGTGGTTCCCCTTCGGCGAGACGGCCACCATCGCCGTGCCGTCGGAGAAGCGCACGCAGTACTCCACGGTGCGCTACTTCCCCACCGCCTCGTCCTCGCCGGCGACCGCCAGCAGCACCACCAAGCACTGCTACACGCTCCCCGTCCGCACCCGCACCCGCTACCTCGTCCGCGCCACCTTCCTCTACGGCAACTTCGACAGCAGCAACGTCTTCCCGGAGTTCGACCTCTACCTGGGGGCCTCCCGCTGGTCCACCATCGTCATCTACGATGACGCCAAGGTGGTCACCCGCGAGGCCGTcgtgctcgccgccgcgcccgccctcAGCGTCTGCCTCTCCAACGCCACCACGGGCCAGCCCTTCATCTCCACGCTCGAGCTCCGCCAGCTCAACGGCTCCCTCTACTACACCGACTACGAGGCCGACGCCTTCCTCGGCCTGTCCGCCAGGATCAACTTCGGGGCGCCCACCGCCGAGCCGATCAGGTACCCCGACGACCCGTACGACAGGATCTGGGAGTCCGACATGGTCAGGAGGGCCAACTACCTGGTCGACGTCGCGCCCGGCACCGTCAACGTTTCCACCGACAGGCCCGTGCTCGCGGCCTCCAGCGAGAGGCCGCCGCAGAAGGTGATGCAGACGGCGGTGGTGGGCTCGCTCGGGGAGCTCACCTACCGGCTCAACCTCAACGGCTTCCCCGGCAACGGCTGGGCCTTCTCCTACTTGGCCGAGATCGAGGAGTTCGTGGTCCCTGAGACGCGCAAGTTCAAGCTCTTCATCCCCGGCCTGCCGGACGTGAGCAAGCCCACGGTGGACATCGGCGAGAACGCGCCGGGGAAGTACCGGCTGTACGAGCCGGGCTTCTTCAACATCACGCTGCCGTTCGTGCTGTCCTTCGCGTTCCGCAAGACCAACGACTCGTCCAAGGGCCCCATCCTGAACGCCTTCGAGATATACAAGTACATCCACATCGAGCTCGGCTCCCCGGATGCTCCGGTGATGGCAGGCCTGGCGTCGCGTTACCCTTTGGCCGAGTGGGCAATGGAAGGCGGCGATCCCTGCCTCCCTTCGCCGTGGTCGTGGGTGAGATGCACTTCAGAAGCACAACCCAGAGTCATTTCCAT AAATCTTTCAGGAAAGAACTTGACGGGCAACGTGCCGCCGGAAGTAGGGGCCTTGCCATGCTTAGCAGAGAT CGGACTTGCTAATAACATGCTGACGGGCCCAATCCCTGACCTCAGTGGCTCGCCCAACCTATCCATCAT TCATCTGGAGAACAATCAACTGACCGGAAATGTTCCTTCATACTTTGGCAGCTTGCCAAAACTGAGCGAGCT GTACCTTCAAAACAACAAGCTGTCTGGATCCGTACCCAGGGCTCTGCTAAGTCGAAGCATTTTTTTCAA CTACTCCGGGAACATGCATCTTGGAATAGGGACCCAAGAGAAGACGAAGCATGTAACCATCATTGTATCTGCTCTGCTTGGAGCATCCTTGCTGCTTGCAGCCGCTCTATGTTGCTACATGCTGACGCGCAGGACGACCACTAAGAAACAACACTCCGAAG ATGACGGCCATGATTTTACAAAGAAAAACAAGAGGAACAAGTTGCAGAACAACAACCCAATAAGCTCGCAGCCCCGCGAAATCGCCACCGAGACTGCTCATCCCTACGGGTTATCTgagctggaggtggcgaccAACAACTTCGCCAGCAGGATCGGCTCCGGGGGGTTCGGGATCGTGTACTACGGGAAGCTGAGTGATGGAAAGGAGATTGCAGTGAAGGTGCCTACCAACGACTCGTACCAGGGGAAGAAGCAGTTCAGAAACGAGGTGTCTTTGCTCTCAAGGATCCACCACAGGAACCTCGTGGCGTTCCTGGGCTATTGCCATGAGGATGGGAGAAACATTCTGGTCTACGAGTTCATGCACAACGGAACCCTCAAAGAGCACCTGCATGGACGCGACAAGCACATTAGCTGGATCAAGCGGCTTGAGATTGCAGAGGATGCGGCCAAAG GGATCGAGTACCTCCACACTGGATGCACGCCATCCATCATCCACAGAGACATCAAGACGAGCAACATCCTTCTTGACAAGCACATGCGAGCCAAGGTGTCCGACTTCGGGCTGTCCAAGTTCGCCGCCGAGGAGTCTCACGCGTCCACCAACGTGAGAGGGACACTAGGCTACCTGGACCCGCA GTACTACACCTCCCAGCAGCTGACCGAGAAGAGCGACATGTACAGCTTCGGCATCATCCTTTTGGAGCTCATCTCTGGCCGGCCTCCCATctccaccatctccttcggggaGCACTTCCGCAACATCGGGCCCTGGGCCAAGTTCTACTACGAAAGCGGCGACATCGAGGCCATCATCGACCCCTCCGTCTCCGTACCCGGCGGGTACCAGGACGTGCAGTCCATCTGGAAGATCGCGGAGGCCGCGGTGCGGTGCATCGACACGGAGCCCCGGAAGCGGCCGTGCATGCCGGAGGTGGTGAAGGAGATCCAGGACGCCATGGCGCTCGAGACGTCGTCGGAGACCATGATGAGGGGAGGCGGCGGGTGCCCCTTCTCCCCTGCGGCGGCGAGCGTCAGGTCCGGCGGGACCATGAGGTCGCACGACATGGTCATGGACAACCTGCTGCTcatggacgacgacgacgactccACCTCCTTCTCCGGCTCCGTCAGCAAGCTCAAGTATCCGGAGCTGCGCTAG
- the LOC112894562 gene encoding probable LRR receptor-like serine/threonine-protein kinase At1g67720 isoform X1 encodes MATSLLLVALLVFFFAAAAAQMPGFVSIDCGGSANYTDELGLLWTGDAGWFPFGETATIAVPSEKRTQYSTVRYFPTASSSPATASSTTKHCYTLPVRTRTRYLVRATFLYGNFDSSNVFPEFDLYLGASRWSTIVIYDDAKVVTREAVVLAAAPALSVCLSNATTGQPFISTLELRQLNGSLYYTDYEADAFLGLSARINFGAPTAEPIRYPDDPYDRIWESDMVRRANYLVDVAPGTVNVSTDRPVLAASSERPPQKVMQTAVVGSLGELTYRLNLNGFPGNGWAFSYLAEIEEFVVPETRKFKLFIPGLPDVSKPTVDIGENAPGKYRLYEPGFFNITLPFVLSFAFRKTNDSSKGPILNAFEIYKYIHIELGSPDAPVMAGLASRYPLAEWAMEGGDPCLPSPWSWVRCTSEAQPRVISINLSGKNLTGNVPPEVGALPCLAEIGLANNMLTGPIPDLSGSPNLSIIHLENNQLTGNVPSYFGSLPKLSELYLQNNKLSGSVPRALLSRSIFFNYSGNMHLGIGTQEKTKHVTIIVSALLGASLLLAAALCCYMLTRRTTTKKQHSEGADDGHDFTKKNKRNKLQNNNPISSQPREIATETAHPYGLSELEVATNNFASRIGSGGFGIVYYGKLSDGKEIAVKVPTNDSYQGKKQFRNEVSLLSRIHHRNLVAFLGYCHEDGRNILVYEFMHNGTLKEHLHGRDKHISWIKRLEIAEDAAKGIEYLHTGCTPSIIHRDIKTSNILLDKHMRAKVSDFGLSKFAAEESHASTNVRGTLGYLDPQYYTSQQLTEKSDMYSFGIILLELISGRPPISTISFGEHFRNIGPWAKFYYESGDIEAIIDPSVSVPGGYQDVQSIWKIAEAAVRCIDTEPRKRPCMPEVVKEIQDAMALETSSETMMRGGGGCPFSPAAASVRSGGTMRSHDMVMDNLLLMDDDDDSTSFSGSVSKLKYPELR; translated from the exons ATGGCCACATCTCTTCTCTTGGTCGCCCTCCtcgtcttcttcttcgccgccgccgctgcgcaGATGCCAG GTTTCGTCAGCATCGACTGCGGCGGCTCCGCAAACTACACGGACGAGCTGGGCCTGCTGTGGACGGGCGACGCCGGGTGGTTCCCCTTCGGCGAGACGGCCACCATCGCCGTGCCGTCGGAGAAGCGCACGCAGTACTCCACGGTGCGCTACTTCCCCACCGCCTCGTCCTCGCCGGCGACCGCCAGCAGCACCACCAAGCACTGCTACACGCTCCCCGTCCGCACCCGCACCCGCTACCTCGTCCGCGCCACCTTCCTCTACGGCAACTTCGACAGCAGCAACGTCTTCCCGGAGTTCGACCTCTACCTGGGGGCCTCCCGCTGGTCCACCATCGTCATCTACGATGACGCCAAGGTGGTCACCCGCGAGGCCGTcgtgctcgccgccgcgcccgccctcAGCGTCTGCCTCTCCAACGCCACCACGGGCCAGCCCTTCATCTCCACGCTCGAGCTCCGCCAGCTCAACGGCTCCCTCTACTACACCGACTACGAGGCCGACGCCTTCCTCGGCCTGTCCGCCAGGATCAACTTCGGGGCGCCCACCGCCGAGCCGATCAGGTACCCCGACGACCCGTACGACAGGATCTGGGAGTCCGACATGGTCAGGAGGGCCAACTACCTGGTCGACGTCGCGCCCGGCACCGTCAACGTTTCCACCGACAGGCCCGTGCTCGCGGCCTCCAGCGAGAGGCCGCCGCAGAAGGTGATGCAGACGGCGGTGGTGGGCTCGCTCGGGGAGCTCACCTACCGGCTCAACCTCAACGGCTTCCCCGGCAACGGCTGGGCCTTCTCCTACTTGGCCGAGATCGAGGAGTTCGTGGTCCCTGAGACGCGCAAGTTCAAGCTCTTCATCCCCGGCCTGCCGGACGTGAGCAAGCCCACGGTGGACATCGGCGAGAACGCGCCGGGGAAGTACCGGCTGTACGAGCCGGGCTTCTTCAACATCACGCTGCCGTTCGTGCTGTCCTTCGCGTTCCGCAAGACCAACGACTCGTCCAAGGGCCCCATCCTGAACGCCTTCGAGATATACAAGTACATCCACATCGAGCTCGGCTCCCCGGATGCTCCGGTGATGGCAGGCCTGGCGTCGCGTTACCCTTTGGCCGAGTGGGCAATGGAAGGCGGCGATCCCTGCCTCCCTTCGCCGTGGTCGTGGGTGAGATGCACTTCAGAAGCACAACCCAGAGTCATTTCCAT AAATCTTTCAGGAAAGAACTTGACGGGCAACGTGCCGCCGGAAGTAGGGGCCTTGCCATGCTTAGCAGAGAT CGGACTTGCTAATAACATGCTGACGGGCCCAATCCCTGACCTCAGTGGCTCGCCCAACCTATCCATCAT TCATCTGGAGAACAATCAACTGACCGGAAATGTTCCTTCATACTTTGGCAGCTTGCCAAAACTGAGCGAGCT GTACCTTCAAAACAACAAGCTGTCTGGATCCGTACCCAGGGCTCTGCTAAGTCGAAGCATTTTTTTCAA CTACTCCGGGAACATGCATCTTGGAATAGGGACCCAAGAGAAGACGAAGCATGTAACCATCATTGTATCTGCTCTGCTTGGAGCATCCTTGCTGCTTGCAGCCGCTCTATGTTGCTACATGCTGACGCGCAGGACGACCACTAAGAAACAACACTCCGAAG GAGCAGATGACGGCCATGATTTTACAAAGAAAAACAAGAGGAACAAGTTGCAGAACAACAACCCAATAAGCTCGCAGCCCCGCGAAATCGCCACCGAGACTGCTCATCCCTACGGGTTATCTgagctggaggtggcgaccAACAACTTCGCCAGCAGGATCGGCTCCGGGGGGTTCGGGATCGTGTACTACGGGAAGCTGAGTGATGGAAAGGAGATTGCAGTGAAGGTGCCTACCAACGACTCGTACCAGGGGAAGAAGCAGTTCAGAAACGAGGTGTCTTTGCTCTCAAGGATCCACCACAGGAACCTCGTGGCGTTCCTGGGCTATTGCCATGAGGATGGGAGAAACATTCTGGTCTACGAGTTCATGCACAACGGAACCCTCAAAGAGCACCTGCATGGACGCGACAAGCACATTAGCTGGATCAAGCGGCTTGAGATTGCAGAGGATGCGGCCAAAG GGATCGAGTACCTCCACACTGGATGCACGCCATCCATCATCCACAGAGACATCAAGACGAGCAACATCCTTCTTGACAAGCACATGCGAGCCAAGGTGTCCGACTTCGGGCTGTCCAAGTTCGCCGCCGAGGAGTCTCACGCGTCCACCAACGTGAGAGGGACACTAGGCTACCTGGACCCGCA GTACTACACCTCCCAGCAGCTGACCGAGAAGAGCGACATGTACAGCTTCGGCATCATCCTTTTGGAGCTCATCTCTGGCCGGCCTCCCATctccaccatctccttcggggaGCACTTCCGCAACATCGGGCCCTGGGCCAAGTTCTACTACGAAAGCGGCGACATCGAGGCCATCATCGACCCCTCCGTCTCCGTACCCGGCGGGTACCAGGACGTGCAGTCCATCTGGAAGATCGCGGAGGCCGCGGTGCGGTGCATCGACACGGAGCCCCGGAAGCGGCCGTGCATGCCGGAGGTGGTGAAGGAGATCCAGGACGCCATGGCGCTCGAGACGTCGTCGGAGACCATGATGAGGGGAGGCGGCGGGTGCCCCTTCTCCCCTGCGGCGGCGAGCGTCAGGTCCGGCGGGACCATGAGGTCGCACGACATGGTCATGGACAACCTGCTGCTcatggacgacgacgacgactccACCTCCTTCTCCGGCTCCGTCAGCAAGCTCAAGTATCCGGAGCTGCGCTAG
- the LOC112894563 gene encoding GATA transcription factor 15-like, with translation MGMGMEMETDPNTSSPSADDATATASGETKACADCHTTKTPLWRGGPEGPKSLCNACGIRYRKRRRQALGLDAAADTQQDQQQPKRKAADPPEDHQQHKAADPQEDQQQPKKKAAAASSSTTTTITTKKEKEREKDKDKKRKDRQVTVELRVVGFGKEVMLKQRRQMRRKKCMSEEERAAVLLMALSSGVIYAS, from the exons ATGGGGATGGGGATGGAGATGGAGACCGATCCCAATACTTCTTCCCCCTCGGCCGACgacgccaccgccaccgcctccggCGAGACCAAGGCCTGCGCCGACTGCCACACCACCAAGACTCCGCTCTGGCGCGGAGGGCCCGAGGGACCCAAG TCCCTCTGCAACGCCTGCGGCATCCGCTACCGCAAGAGGAGGAGACAGGCCCTCggcctcgacgccgccgccgacacGCAGCAAGATCAACAGCAGCCGAAAAGGAAGGCCGCCGATCCGCCGGAGGATCACCAGCAGCACAAGGCCGCCGATCCGCAGGAGGACCAGCAGCAGCCGAAGAagaaggccgccgccgccagcagcagcaccaccaccaccatcaccaccaagaaagagaaagagagagagaaagacaAGGACAAGAAGAGAAAGGATCGGCAAGTCACCGTGGAGCTCCGCGTGGTGGGTTTCGGCAAGGAGGTGATGCTCAAGCAGCGCCGCCAGATGCGCCGCAAGAAGTGCATGAGCGAGGAGGAGAGGGCGGCCGTCCTCCTCATGGCGCTGTCGTCGGGCGTCATCTACGCCTCATGA
- the LOC112892181 gene encoding protein NETWORKED 2D-like: MLQRAASNAYSWWWASHIRTKQSKWLDNHLQDMEHRVKCMLLLLGEEADSFSKRAEMYYKRRPEVITQVEEVYRAYRALADRYDIMSGELHKANHTIATAFPDQVQYAMLEEEDDNIPKAFTPVDPRKIHKSTVDGLMKKKKGEHGGSMGGEAKNSTSAPPINKENAGEEISRLQKSILVMQTEKEFIKSSYESGIAKYWDLEKEINEMQEQVCHFQDKFDESAVIEDDEARALMTATALKSCEDTIIKLQEQRMASAEQAVGESERVKVFREKLEAIMKKHGKSLPDPLDLSDKNTRKSHGEEMEDVYHLKQGAIETQAVIDKIKEHFEKDCNISMAEVTERIDELVNNVVDLELMVSSQTSQIDRLCRENTELENSLKSLDDENTAADSGSSELNEKLRQVEEDLFRVQALESSFHKDESTIRSNFVEAISRFSDLSDLLLSPVCEQEQHTAVESTEPVSSSEHCEDDVKPQQIAEEPHAADNNAGPDVKPEEPDGDALVVAGTTDESSGSTNSSSEQQQVDVGQDKSSRERGSLLARLRHISSDNLGGGYDGQPQEEMGSKVVVDSSSSATDMMKLQERLADSLEDKEKVLLGEYTSLLEDYKDAKRRLAEMEKTNQECLKEIRSLREEMASSAGEGGAGSEGSCRGIYSRRGHRRTPSYSSLHQRRPSVSSLSRLIRMSSTIQPHEGAGGDPAAADHQQGGGAPFNLEDLRLPAVAAAENASPLEEKFRRDIDTLLDENLEFWMKFSSSLQRVQEFQSKHEGLQRKLQLINNEDAAKQDGSTEKQLRAFKTELQVWSEQNAMLRGELQCRFTSLCDIQEEITAALETEADAAAAHFTWYQAGKFQGEVLNMQQENNRVSDELQAGLDHVKGLQAEVEQALAKLHRSVSLPAQPTHGADDYEDSSSSAHGGNMGRPPSNKSKAVPLQSFLFPTKNKKTSLLARVTPVLQKQQAEMKFLVKLPR; this comes from the exons ATGCTGCAGCGGGCGGCGAGCAATGCGTATTCATGGTGGTGGGCAAGCCACATCCGCACCAAACAGTCAAAATGGCTCGACAACCACCTCCAAG ATATGGAACACAGGGTTAAGTGCATGCTCTTGCTCCTTGGGGAGGAGGCTGATTCCTTTTCAAAGAGAGCAGAGATGTACTACAAGAGGCGACCTGAGGTGATCACTCAGGTGGAAGAAGTATATCGGGCATACAGGGCTCTGGCAGACCGGTATGATATCATGTCAGGGGAGCTGCACAAAGCAAACCACACCATCGCCACTGCCTTTCCTGACCAGGTCCAGTACGCAATGCTGGAAGAGGAGGATGATAACATCCCAAAGGCATTCACCCCAGTTGATCCACGCAAAATCCACAAGTCAACTGTTGATGGATTGATGAAGAAGAAAAAGGGAGAACATGGTGGATCAATGGGTGGGGAAGCAAAGAATAGTACCTCGGCGCCTCCAATCAACAAGGAGAACGCAGGGGAAGAGATCAGCAGGCTACAGAAATCTATACTCGTCATGCAGACTGAGAAAGAATTTATCAAAAGCTCCTACGAGAGCGGCATCGCAAAGTACTGGGACCTTGAGAAGGAAATCAACGAAATGCAGGAACAGGTTTGCCACTTCCAAGATAAGTTTGACGAGAGCGCGGTGATCGAAGACGATGAAGCCAGAGCCTTGATGACAGCAACCGCACTCAAGTCCTGTGAAGACACTATTATCAAACTGCAAGAACAGCGGATGGCCTCTGCGGAGCAAGCAGTGGGAGAGTCGGAAAGAGTCAAGGTTTTCAGAGAGAAGCTCGAGGCTATAATGAAGAAACATGGCAAATCTCTACCGGATCCTCTGGATCTGTCTGACAAAAACACACGGAAGAGCCACGGCGAAGAGATGGAGGATGTataccatctgaaacaaggtgCTATAGAAACGCAGGCCGTTATTGACAAGATCAAGGAACACTTTGAGAAGGACTGCAACATCTCCATGGCAGAAGTCACAGAGAGAATTGATGAGCTTGTCAACAACGTGGTTGACTTGGAGCTCATGGTTTCATCACAAACCTCCCAGATAGATCGACTCTGTCGGGAAAACACTGAGCTGGAGAATTCCCTGAAGAGCCTGGACGACGAGAATACAGCGGCGGACAGTGGATCAAGTGAACTGAATGAGAAGCTCAGACAAGTAGAAGAGGACCTTTTCAGAGTTCAGGCTCTTGAAAGCTCCTTCCACAAGGACGAAAGCACAATCCGTTCCAATTTCGTAGAAGCAATAAGCAGATTCAGCGATCTATCAGACTTGCTGCTATCGCCGGTTTGTGAGCAAGAGCAACACACTG CAGTTGAGTCGACAGAGCCAGTATCATCAAGTGAGCACTGTGAGGACGACGTGAAGCCTCAGCAGATTGCCGAAGAACCCCACGCCGCTGACAATAATGCCGGGCCAGATGTCAAGCCGGAGGAACCTGATGGTGATGCACTTGTTGTGGCGGGCACTACTGATGAGTCATCCGGTAGCACCAACAGCAGCAGCGAGCAGCAACAAGTAGACGTCGGACAGGACAAGAGCTCACGTGAGAGGGGTTCATTGTTGGCACGCCTTCGTCACATTTCGTCGGACAACCTTGGAGGCGGCTACGATGGGCAGCCGCAGGAAGAGATGGGCAGCAAGGTCGTCGTAGATTCGTCTTCATCAGCTACTGACATGATGAAGCTGCAGGAGAGGCTCGCAGATAGCCTGGAAGACAAGGAGAAGGTGCTCCTAGGCGAGTACACTTCACTCCTGGAGGACTACAAGGACGCCAAGAGAAGGCTTGCGGAAATGGAAAAGACGAACCAGGAGTGCCTCAAGGAGATCCGCTCACTCCGCGAGGAGATGGCGAGCTCCGCAGGGGAAGGAGGAGCAGGCAGTGAGGGTTCATGCAGGGGGATCTACTCCCGCCGGGGTCACAGGAGGACCCCGAGCTACTCGTCTCTCCACCAGAGGCGACCCAGCGTCTCCTCCCTCTCGAGGCTGATAAGGATGAGCTCCACCATCCAGCCGCATGAAGGGGCCGGTGGCGACCCAGCAGCAGCTGATCATCAGCAAGGCGGCGGGGCGCCCTTCAACCTGGAGGACCTGAGGCTGCCGGCTGTTGCTGCGGCGGAGAACGCGTCGCCTCTGGAAGAGAAGTTCAGGAGGGACATTGACACGCTCCTGGATGAGAACCTCGAGTTCTGGATGAAGTTCAGCTCGTCCCTGCAGCGGGTGCAGGAGTTCCAGAGCAAGCACGAGGGCCTGCAGAGGAAGCTGCAGCTGATCAACAACGAGGATGCAGCCAAGCAGGACGGCTCGACGGAGAAGCAGCTGAGggccttcaagacggagctgcAGGTGTGGTCGGAGCAGAACGCGATGCTGCGCGGGGAGCTCCAGTGCAGGTTCACCTCGCTATGCGACATCCAGGAGGAGATCACGGCGGCGCTGGAGACGGAggcggacgcggcggcggcccatTTCACGTGGTACCAGGCCGGCAAGTTCCAGGGGGAGGTCCTCAACATGCAGCAGGAGAACAACAGGGTGTCGGACGAGCTGCAGGCGGGGCTGGACCACGTCAAGGGGCTCCAGGCGGAGGTGGAGCAGGCGCTGGCCAAGCTGCACCGGAGCGTCAGCTTGCCGGCGCAGCCGACGCACGGCGCCGACGACTACGAGGACTCGAGCTCCTCCGCCCATGGCGGCAACATGGGGCGCCCGCCGTCCAACAAGTCCAAGGCGGTGCCGCTGCAGTCGTTCCTCTTCCCgaccaagaacaagaagacgTCTCTGCTCGCCCGCGTCACGCCGGTGCTCCAGAAGCAGCAGGCGGAGATGAAGTTTCTTGTCAAGTTGCCAAGGTAG